In Ramlibacter sp., the sequence GCACCTCGGCGGCGTCAAAACCGACGCCGTCATCGGCCACCACCAGGCTCAGCCGGCCCCGGGGCAGAAAGCGCAGGCGCACCGCCACGCGCGAGGCCCGGGCGTGGCGCACGATGTTGGTCAGGGCCTCCTGCGCCAGCCGCACCGCCACCGAGGCGGTCTCGCGCAGCGGCTTGGGTTCTTCACCGCGCGAGGTCACCTCGCAGGCCAGGCCCGAGGGTTCGGCGATGCGCTGCGTCGCGTGCTGCACCGCGGCCACCAGGCCCAGCAGATCCAGCTGCGCGGGGCGCAGCGCGAACGAGAGGGTCTTGACCTGGTCCACGGCCTCCTGGGCCATCTGCATGGCCGTCTCGGTGAAGCGCGAGGCGGCCGCGGCGTCACCGGCGCCGCGCGCCGCGTGCAGGTGGATGATCATGCCGGTGAGCGTCTGGCCCAGCACGTCATGCAGTTCGCGCGAGATCAGCGTGCGTTCACGCTCCTGAGCCACCACCAGCCGCGCCGACAGGCGCCGCAGCCGCAGGTAGGCGGCTTCAAGCTCCTTGCTCAGGCGCTCCTGCTCCTGCGCGCGGGCGCGCTCGTCCATGACCCGGTCGATGATCTGGGGCAGGGTGGCAAAGCGGTCCTTGGTGAGGTAGTCCTTGGCGCCGCAGCGCAGCACGTGGACCGCGGCGTCCTCGCCAATGGCGCGCGTGACCACCACCAGGGGCACGGTGCAGCGGCGCGACATCAGCAACTGCAGCGCGGCATAGGGGGAGAACTGGGGCAGGTTGTAGTCGCACAGGATGACGTCAAACGGTTCATCCAGCGCCTGCACGAAGGTGTCGGCCTCGTCGACCCGCCGCAGCAGGTAGCGCCGGTCGGGGTCGGCCCGCTCCAGCGCCAGCTCCATCAACTCCACGTCGTCCGGATTGTCTTCGACACACAGCAGCCGGATTTCGGGAAGGGGGGAGGAAGAGGACACGTGGAATAAAGGTGAAACCAAATAGGTAAGCGGTCACAGTTTAGACCCCGCCCATCTTGTGGGCAAGCGGACAGCGGGCCGCAATGCCTTGACACTTGACCGGCAACAGCCAAACTACAGGCTGGCGTCGTGAGATGGCTGGTGACCGCGGGCAGCAGAACCGTGGCGCCAGGGCGGGCGGATTGCCCGGTGATGACAGGGACCTCAATGACAAGGACGTTCGGGCTTCGCACGGCCCTGATACTGCTGGTGCTGATTGCGGTGGTGCCGGTTTTCGGGGTGGTGATCCAATCCTCGCTGGCCGAGCAGAAGCACCGCATCGAGCGCGCCGAAGCCGGCCTGCATTCGCTGGTGGACCTTGCCGCGGCCTACCAGGAGCAGCTGATCGAGGGCGCTCGCCAGATGCTCACCGCCGTGGCCTATGCACCGCCGGTGTACCGTGATGATCCGCGCGAGTGCGAGCAGTATTTCCGCGACCTGCGCGAGCGCTATCCGCGCTATGCCAATTTCGGCCTGCTAGACCTGCAGGGCCGGCTCAACTGCCGGGCCGCGGGAGACCAGCGGCCGGTCATGGTGGCGGACCGCGGCTACTTTCGCCGGGCCATGGCCAACGGCGAATTCGCCATCGGCGACTACCAGATCGGGCGGGTCACGGGCAAACCTTCGCTGGCCTTTGCGATGCCGGTGTTTCGCGAGGACAAGTCGCTGCGGGGCGTCATTTTCCTGGCGCTGGATCTGCGGCGCGCCGATGAGCAGTTGCGCAAGCTGGCCACGCCCCCGGGCATCTCGCTGTTCGTGACCGATGGCGCGGGCATCGTGCTGGCCTCCGCCGGCGGCGAGGCGGCGCCTGTCGGCGGTGCGGTGCTGGCCCCGCTGCTGCAGGCCATGGGGCTGGCCGGCGCGGCGCCGCGCCTGGCGGGCAACAGCGGCGATCCCTCGCGCCTGATTGCCGTGCGCCAGGTCGGCCATCCGCGCGAGGGCCGGATTCTGGTGTCGGCGACGATGCTGCGCGAGGAGGTGCTGGCGCCCACCGTGCAGCGGCTGTACCTGCAGCTGGGAGCCTTGCTCGCCATCGTGCTGCTGGGGGCGGCGGCGGCCTGGGCGTTTGGCGACCGCGTGCTGGTGGCGCCCATCAGCCGGCTGCTGCGCCGGGTGGATGACCTGCAGCGCGAGGAGCTTTCGCGCGATGCGCGCGCCACGCCGCACCGGATCCGCGAGCTCGACGAGCTGGACCAGCGCTTTCACGGCATGGCGCGCTCGCTGATCCAGCGAGCCGTCGAGCGCGATGGCGCGCTGGCCGAGATGGAAGGGCAGAAGAACCTGCTCACCTCGGTGTTCGACAGCCTCGATGAAGGGGTGCTGGTGGCCGACAACCGCGGCTACTACATCCACTTCAACGCGGCGGCGCTGCAGATCGCGCCCGGCATCGCGCGCATCAACCGCGAGAAGGACCCGCTCGATATTTCCGCGCTTGAATATGGCTTCTATGAGCCCGACGGCCGCACGCTGATGCCGGCCTGGCGGCGCCCCACGGCGCGTGCCCTGCGCGGCGAACGGGTGAGCCGGCAGCGCTACCTGTCGCGCGGCGCCTGGACCGGCGGCGTGGAGAAAGTCATCCAGGCCAGTGCACGGCCGCTGGCGGGCCCCATGGGCCAGCCGGCGGGCTGCGTGCTGGTGTTCTTTGACATCACCGCGGCTCACCGCGCCGAGGAAGCGCTGCGCGACAGTGAACAGCGTTACCGGACCCTGTTCGAGGCCAACCCGCATCCCATGTGGGTCTATGACCTTCAGACCTTGCGCTTCCTCACCGTCAATGACGCGGCGGTGCAGCACTACGGCTACAGCCGCGAGGAATTTCTGGCCATGACCCTGGAAGACATCCGGCCCGCGGACGAGGTGCCGGACCTGCGCGACCACATCGCGGTGCGACAGGGCGAGTCGGATTCATCGCGCGTCTGGCGCCATCTGCGCAAGGGCGGCGAGACGATCCTGGTGGAAATCTCCTCCCATGCGCTGGACTTTGATGGCCGCCGCGCCCGCACGGTGCTGGCCCACGACGTGACCGGGCGCGTGCAGGCGCGCCAGGCCCTGGAGCAGCTCAACGACACGCTGGAGCAGCGGGTGGCCGAGCGCACCCGCGATCTGGCGCTGGCCAACCGGGAGCTGGAGTCGTTCTCGTATTCGGTTTCGCACGACCTGCGCGCGCCGCTGCAGGTGATCGACGGGTTCGGCAAGGCGCTGCTGTCAAAGCACGCGGACCAGCTGGACGGCAAGGCGATGCACTACCTGAACCGCATCCGTGACAACACGGGCCACATGGCCCAGCTCATCGATGACCTGCTCTCGCTCGCGCGGGTGACCCGCGCGCCTTTGCGCGCGGAGTGCGTGGACCTTTCGGCGCGGGCCCACCAGATCGCCGAGCGCCTGCGCGCGCGCTTTGCCGAGCACTGCGTGCAGGTCGAGATCGAGCCGGCCCTGACCTGCCACGGCGATGCGGGCCTGCTCACGGTGGTGCTCGAGAACCTCATGGGTAATGCCTGGAAATTCAGCTGCGGTGTTGACCGGCCGCTGATCCGCGTTGGCAGCCGGCGCGATGCCGACGGGCAGGCGGTGTTCTTCGTCGCGGACAACGGCGCCGGTTTTGACATGGCCTACCGCGACAAGCTGTTCCAGGCATTCCAGCGCCTGCACTCCGACAAGGAGTTCGAGGGCACCGGCATCGGCCTGGCCACCGTGCACCGCATCGTGAGCCGCCACGGCGGGCGCGTGTGGGCCCAATCAGCGCCAGGACAGGGCGCGGTTTTTGAATTCACCCTGAAGGAGGGCCATCCCCATGAACAACAGCCGGATTCTCCTGGTTGAGGACAACCCCGACCACCAGGAACTGACCCTGATGACGCTGGCCGAGAACAACGTCCTCAACGAGGTGGTGGTGGTCGATGACGGGCTGCAGGCCCTGGACTACCTGTTTGGCACCGGGCGCCACGAAGGCCGCGACACCCGCGAGGTGCCGGCGCTGATCCTGCTGGACCTCAAGCTGCCGAAGATGGGGGGCATCGAGGTGCTGCGCCGGATCCGCGACGACGAGCGCACCCGCTACGTGCCCGTGGTGATCCTCACCTCGTCCAGCGAAGAGGAAGACATCGTTGCCAGCCTGCGCAACGGAGCCAACAGCTATGTCCGCAAGCCCGTGGATTTTGGCCACTTCATCGAGCAGGTCCAGCGCCTGCAGGTCTACTGGCTGCTGGTGCACGAGCCGCTCAAGTCCGCCCCTTAGGCAAATTTCCTAAGCCTCAAAGGCGAACGCCCTAGTGGCGCGGGCCTGTGGCATGGTCTCATGACCCCCATGGCGCTACAAGGCGCAGCACCACAGGGGCAGACCATGAGCAGTACCACCCAGACGCAGATTCCCGGCCAGACCCGCAAGGGCCCCGGCAGTGACACGCCACGCGCGCGGCACGGTGGAGCGCGTGACACGATTTCCTTCAACCTGCGCCGTCTGGAGCCGTGGATCGCGGGCTCGATCGCGCTGTACACCGCCTGGATCGCCGCCGCGGTCCTCAGCCAGACGGTGGCCGCCTGGCTGTTCGTGGCCTACGCGGCGCTGATCGCGCGCTGGTGCCAGGCTCGCCCGGCCCATCACCAGGGTGAGGTGTTCCTGCGCGGCATGGCGCTGGTGGCCGGCGCCTACGGCCTGCAGACCTATGTCCAGGGAGGGGCGGAGGGCCCCGGGGGCCTGTTCTTCTTCTGGATGTCGATCACGGTGCTCTACTACGCCTTCATGCTCAAGCCCGGCTGGGCCATGGGCCTGGTGGCGGCCAGCGTGCTGGCCTGTCTGGCATCGGCCTGGCAGACTGGCCGCGCCAGCTGGGATGAGCTGGCGGCGCCCCTGGGCTTTCTGGCCATTTTCCCGGGCGTGGTGGCCATGCGGTTTGGCGTGGCGATGCGCCGGCCTGACGAGGTGATCGAGCAAAGCCTGCTCGACGCGTCCACCGACCTTTACAACGAGCGGGGCTTCCTGGCGCACGGCGGTGAACTGCTGGCCGAATGCGCTGGCGAGCGCCAGCCCGCCAGCCTGGTGATGTTTGACTGCGCCGACCTGCACGAGGTGCGCGCCATCTACGGCTCGGCCACCAGCCGCAAGGTCCTGGCCCGGCTGATTGGCAAGCTCCATGCCATCGCGGGCGAGCGCGGCCTGGTCGCGCGCACTGCGCCCACCGAATTCACGCTGCTGTTGCCCGCCATGAACTGCCAGAAGGCGACCCAGGCCATCGGGCGCGTGCTGGGCCGCTCGGGGTGCCTGGAATATGACGTGGGTGACAGTGAGATCGTTGTGGTGCCCGACTTCATCGTGGACGCGGTCAGCCTGGATGACGGCTCGCTGGGCGAGTCCCTGGCAGCCATCCGCCGCGACCTGCAAAAGCGCCGCAGCCTGGAGGCCAGCCGCCAGCAATACCTCACGCGCGAACGCGAGCGCCATTCGCGGCCGGCCCCACTGGCCAGTGCCGCTGCGGTGGCCAGGGCCGCGCCCGCGCCGCTGCCCGCGCGCCGCAGCCACGGCATGCTGGCCACCCCGGCCACCATGCCGGTGCCGCTGGTCTACACCCGCTGACCCGCGCGCGGCCGGCCCCGGGGCTGGCCCGGATGGGGGACCCCGGCAGGGCGGCGCTTATGATCAGCCGCGAAGGAACCCCCATGCTGCTGGACGCCGAAGACTCCCAACTCGTGCTGGTCGATTACCAGCGCCGCCTCATGCCCGCCCTGCACGAGGGCCCGCAGGCCCTGGCCAATGCCGTTCGGCTGGCCCGCATGGCGCGCCTGCTCGGGGTGCCCGTGTGGGGCACCGAGCAAAGCCCCGACAAACTGGGCGACAACGACGCCGAACTGCGCGCCCTGTGCACGCGCACCCTGGCCAAGGTGCATTTCAGCGCCGTGGCCGACGGCCTGGGCGAGTGGCTCAAGCCGCCGGTGCGTCCCCAGCAGGGCGGCAACGCGCGCAG encodes:
- a CDS encoding response regulator; this encodes MSSSSPLPEIRLLCVEDNPDDVELMELALERADPDRRYLLRRVDEADTFVQALDEPFDVILCDYNLPQFSPYAALQLLMSRRCTVPLVVVTRAIGEDAAVHVLRCGAKDYLTKDRFATLPQIIDRVMDERARAQEQERLSKELEAAYLRLRRLSARLVVAQERERTLISRELHDVLGQTLTGMIIHLHAARGAGDAAAASRFTETAMQMAQEAVDQVKTLSFALRPAQLDLLGLVAAVQHATQRIAEPSGLACEVTSRGEEPKPLRETASVAVRLAQEALTNIVRHARASRVAVRLRFLPRGRLSLVVADDGVGFDAAEVLGGQPSERNVGLYGMIERTELAGGRLRIRTRPSRGVVVRAVL
- a CDS encoding PAS domain S-box protein, with translation MTRTFGLRTALILLVLIAVVPVFGVVIQSSLAEQKHRIERAEAGLHSLVDLAAAYQEQLIEGARQMLTAVAYAPPVYRDDPRECEQYFRDLRERYPRYANFGLLDLQGRLNCRAAGDQRPVMVADRGYFRRAMANGEFAIGDYQIGRVTGKPSLAFAMPVFREDKSLRGVIFLALDLRRADEQLRKLATPPGISLFVTDGAGIVLASAGGEAAPVGGAVLAPLLQAMGLAGAAPRLAGNSGDPSRLIAVRQVGHPREGRILVSATMLREEVLAPTVQRLYLQLGALLAIVLLGAAAAWAFGDRVLVAPISRLLRRVDDLQREELSRDARATPHRIRELDELDQRFHGMARSLIQRAVERDGALAEMEGQKNLLTSVFDSLDEGVLVADNRGYYIHFNAAALQIAPGIARINREKDPLDISALEYGFYEPDGRTLMPAWRRPTARALRGERVSRQRYLSRGAWTGGVEKVIQASARPLAGPMGQPAGCVLVFFDITAAHRAEEALRDSEQRYRTLFEANPHPMWVYDLQTLRFLTVNDAAVQHYGYSREEFLAMTLEDIRPADEVPDLRDHIAVRQGESDSSRVWRHLRKGGETILVEISSHALDFDGRRARTVLAHDVTGRVQARQALEQLNDTLEQRVAERTRDLALANRELESFSYSVSHDLRAPLQVIDGFGKALLSKHADQLDGKAMHYLNRIRDNTGHMAQLIDDLLSLARVTRAPLRAECVDLSARAHQIAERLRARFAEHCVQVEIEPALTCHGDAGLLTVVLENLMGNAWKFSCGVDRPLIRVGSRRDADGQAVFFVADNGAGFDMAYRDKLFQAFQRLHSDKEFEGTGIGLATVHRIVSRHGGRVWAQSAPGQGAVFEFTLKEGHPHEQQPDSPG
- a CDS encoding response regulator codes for the protein MNNSRILLVEDNPDHQELTLMTLAENNVLNEVVVVDDGLQALDYLFGTGRHEGRDTREVPALILLDLKLPKMGGIEVLRRIRDDERTRYVPVVILTSSSEEEDIVASLRNGANSYVRKPVDFGHFIEQVQRLQVYWLLVHEPLKSAP
- a CDS encoding diguanylate cyclase, with protein sequence MSSTTQTQIPGQTRKGPGSDTPRARHGGARDTISFNLRRLEPWIAGSIALYTAWIAAAVLSQTVAAWLFVAYAALIARWCQARPAHHQGEVFLRGMALVAGAYGLQTYVQGGAEGPGGLFFFWMSITVLYYAFMLKPGWAMGLVAASVLACLASAWQTGRASWDELAAPLGFLAIFPGVVAMRFGVAMRRPDEVIEQSLLDASTDLYNERGFLAHGGELLAECAGERQPASLVMFDCADLHEVRAIYGSATSRKVLARLIGKLHAIAGERGLVARTAPTEFTLLLPAMNCQKATQAIGRVLGRSGCLEYDVGDSEIVVVPDFIVDAVSLDDGSLGESLAAIRRDLQKRRSLEASRQQYLTRERERHSRPAPLASAAAVARAAPAPLPARRSHGMLATPATMPVPLVYTR
- a CDS encoding isochorismatase family protein yields the protein MLLDAEDSQLVLVDYQRRLMPALHEGPQALANAVRLARMARLLGVPVWGTEQSPDKLGDNDAELRALCTRTLAKVHFSAVADGLGEWLKPPVRPQQGGNARSLPRHLQKAPAPAAGRNTVVIAGCEAHVCLLQTALDLIGEEFEVWVVTDACTSRTERNRDGAFDRLAGAGAELVTTEMVAFEWLAAADHPEFKAVQALIK